The sequence GCTGCCTCACGTTGGCAATGTACGTGGCAAGGGCATGATGGCCGGGATTGAGCTGGTAGCCGACACTGCGACGAAAGCGCCATTCCCGGCCAGTGCTAATGTCGGTACCCGCGTTCAGAAAGAGATGACAGCACGCGGTCTCTTTACCCGCGTCGTGGGTGATACCATTTGTCTGGCGCCGCCGCTGGTCACAACCTACGAACAGATCGATCAGATCGTCCAAATCATTGCCGATTCGATTGAAGCAACCATCGCTACTTTGAAATAAGGCTTTTCAGAGTTTTCGGCTTCAGGTTGTATGCAAAGACCGAGCTTTGCAACAACGGAACAGCACTGACGCATGGTCACGCACCCGCTGACGGCGATCCCCGCTCTACCTGATCGCCTGAGAGCACAGGCCAGAGGCCCGTATGTGCGGTGTCCGCAGGTTACAACAACGCTCGCCCCATCATACGTCATCTGGTGCGGGTGTCACCCGGCCCAGCGCCCCCTTCCCCGCCTCGTAGGAGAGAGGAAGGGGGCTAGGGGAAGGTGAGGGGCCATGAGGTACGTTTATGCTTTCCCTTCCAACGGCCAGTTATCGATCAGTCGCACCTGATCAAATCGTACCGCCATCGAGAGTAAAGCCCCTTCCGGCCCAATCTGATCCAACTCTCGCAAGGTGATCGGATGGGCAACGCTCACATACTCTGCTTTTGCCAATGGTTCAGCCGCGATAATCTGCTGCATGAGCGACCGTAACGTATCTGCATTGCGTTCACCAGCTTCATAACATTCAGCAGCCGCTCGCAAGGCTCGGTACAACACCGGCGCCGCAGCACGCTGCTCCGCCGTCAAATAGACGTTACGGCTGCTCATTGCCAGACCATCGGCTTCGCGAATTGTCGGCACAATCACGATCTCAACCGGTATGTTGAGATCGCGTACCATCTGGCGTACCACCACGGTCTGTTGAGCATCTTTCTGGCCAAAATAGCTCTTTGTCGGTTGCACAATGTTGAACAGCTTACAAACAACCGTTGCTACGCCGCGAAAATGACCAGGTCTGGCCGCGCCTTCCAGCACCTCATCGGCAGCAGGCTGAACAACGTAAGTGCCGAAGCCAGGCGGATACATCTCCTCCACAGAGGGT comes from Chloroflexus sp. Y-396-1 and encodes:
- the panC gene encoding pantoate--beta-alanine ligase, with the protein product MEVLHTIAEFRRARSAFSTLGFVPTMGYLHQGHLALVEQARRECPAVAVSIFVNPTQFGPHEDYARYPRDTARDLALLEKAGVDLVFIPSVEEMYPPGFGTYVVQPAADEVLEGAARPGHFRGVATVVCKLFNIVQPTKSYFGQKDAQQTVVVRQMVRDLNIPVEIVIVPTIREADGLAMSSRNVYLTAEQRAAAPVLYRALRAAAECYEAGERNADTLRSLMQQIIAAEPLAKAEYVSVAHPITLRELDQIGPEGALLSMAVRFDQVRLIDNWPLEGKA